The DNA segment TCGATGAACTCTATtgacaactgaactctgttgACCGCTGTCGACGGTAAATCATCTCACAAGGTGGAAGCGgcgtacatcctggcagcgtTCCAACTTATTCTACCGCTTATACGTTTTCACTTTTGAGCTATatatacctctctctctctctctctctctctctctctctgtgtgtgtgtgtgtgtgtgtgtgtgtgtgtgtgtgtgtgtgtgtgtgtgtgtgtgtacccaaatttaaataaaatgcaacctactcaccagagatgcatactcacataatttgcactgctcctcagaggctgtaagccagtggtacagCTCATagtcactggtctggaagtggcaaacaaaccatttcctagactgagacaagctagctaggtGGTTGCTTCAGGGTTGGCTGGCCTCTCCTCACGATGCCtagcttttcttaaaatatctttttaaGTATGGCTGAGACCgaattaatttctcttcctcagtCAGACATTGTGGGCGTAAAAAGTCTAACTtggatgtattaatgtgtgcagagctctacagacatgttttgccagttggacatggctgtaacagttttgctctgaccaaccaatcagaggatggaaaaatgctgatgctattctgggccagctgcCCTGTGTTGCagatttgaaatctgattggttaaagaaacagacccattgctaatatagtctaTGGTACATTGGCCATCTGGGTGAGAAGCTGACAGCAATGCATGTTGATGCCCTCCTTGTGTCTTGGATTGTAGACTACCTCACTGGAAGATCTCAGTATGTGCATTTATAACACTGTATGTCAGAAAAGGTGATCAAGAATAGGGCCACAAAGGGGACAGTGGTATCTTATTTCCACTTCAATGTCTACGCCACAGACTTTAATTACCAGACAGAGTCTTGCCATCTTCAGAAGTTCTCAGATGACTCTGACTCAATGTATCGGACTGTGATGAGAAGGAGTACAAGACAATAGTGAAGAGTTGACAGAGGAGCTGATTGTGGACCTGAGAAAGAAGGCACCTGCAACTCCTGTCTTCATtcatggtgttggtgtggagATAGTGGAGGACTATAAATACCTGGGGGTTTACATAGCCAATAAACAATCAATGCTGAGGATGTTTTATGACACTGTTGTGGCCAGTGATCTCCACTGTGCTGTGGCATGCTGTGGAGGAAGGCTGAGTGTGGCAGGCACAAACAGTCTCAACAAACTAATCTGCAAGGCCAGCAATGTTGTTGGGGAGAAGCTGGAATCTCTGACATTAGTGTCTAAAAGGGGAATGCTGTGAAAAGTACATTCCATCTTGGATAACTCCACCTATCATCTACATAAAACACTGGTCAGGCTGAGGAGTATGTTCAGTGACACTCATACAACAGAGATGCACCACAGGAGATAATTTCTCCTTTCGACCATCAAATTATAAAACTCCTCCCTCTGTGTTACACAGCTGCTCCACAAAACACGATGTAAATAAtagttgtatttatatatttttatgccaTACTTATATTGTTGATACTTTGGGCAGTAATGGGCAATAATCTAAATTGCAATAATAATtagttacatgtgcaataactttaatAACTTTTATTGTAGTTATATCTGTTTTTCACTGCTACTATAAATTCCATTTAATGCTGctacatatttcatttttttacttcaacttTTCACTTTGAGCAACTGCAATCAAACTATTTccctatgggatcaataaagaaTTTAGATTTTGAAACATCCGAATCAGAAATTGTGTCAGAATTGTTAGTGGAAAATCGTTGTTAAGAGTTCAGAGGAAAATTAATTTGGTTTCTGATGTTAGCATTACCTGCATtacctgaagctcttgacctatATCTACAAGTATTCATTATCATTGACATTGTTTTGACAGAGGACATCAGGTTTTTTCAGTCTCTGGCTCTGAATCTAGGAAAACCGGAAGGTGCTGCAAAACTTGCAGCATAATAGTACATCTGAAATGTCTGCTGAAGTGGTGATGCAATAATGCTGACATAGACCAGAATCTCAAAGGAATGTTTGCTCTCAAAAGAGCTTTGAATTGTGGCATGGATTCAATGTATTAGTTATAGTGATGCATAGCagtgtgaaataaaatatatatttttctattttttcagcAATACCTTTTGGGAACCACATTAATAAAGTTGTGAGTCATCCCACACTGCCAGTCACGATTACAGCTCATGAGGACCGACATATCAAATTCTATGACAATAAATCAGGTAGGTGTTCCCCCCCCCCAAGTACAAGAGTTCTTGCCAAgatcttatttttttctgatcttattaaaatgtaaaaagattttattttatttcagacttGTCTTTTACTTTGCTTTTGCTATTTAGGTAAAGTTATCCATGCAATGGTGGCTCACTTGGATGCTGTTACCAGTCTGGCAGTGGATCCTAATGGCATCTACCTAATGTCAGGAAGTAAGTGCTGCTGGTTAGGTTGATGTAATTTATTGTGCCATACCTTAACCAGGTATGGTTAATTGTTAAGCATACAACAGAAGCTGCAAGTGACGCTTTTAGGTATTGGTTTATAATTTAGTAAATAAAGTAATGTATATGAagttatctgtctgtctgtctgtctacccaACAACCTAAATACtgtggtgtgaaagtgtttgccccctgttaaaacggtggattatcacacctgagttcaatttatCTAACCACACCCagacctgattactgccacacctgttcacaataaagaaatctctttaataggacctgcctgacaaagtgaagtagtcaagtcaaatttatttatatagcaccttacagcaaccaaaaggagcacaaggcactttccagtaaaaaataaaaataaaaaagacagtagacaataaaatataagaaatacataaaaaatataaaaatataactacacagtagaaaataaaatataagaaatataaaaaatatgagcacaatatatttaaaaaagcaggTGAAACAGGGCTAAGTGTTAAAAGCttgtataaataaagttttcaaatgcgatttaaaaacactcagcacagtGATGGATCGAATGTGAGCTGGAAGAGCGTTCCACAGCTTTGGTCCCTGGACAGCGAATGACCGGCCACTAAACTTTTTACATCTGTACTTAGGAGTGACCAGAGAGGTATGTCCAGAGGAACGGAGAGTTCTGGCTGGATGGTAAACTGTTATTAATTCGGTGAGGTGGGCCGGGGCAAGACCATTGGTGGCCTTGAATACGAATAGCAGGAGCTTATACTCCACCCTATACCGCACCGGAAGCCAGTGAAGCGTGCGGAGGACCGGGGTGATGTGTGAGCGTTTTGTGGTGTTGGTGAGAAGACGTGCTGCTGCATTTTGCACCATTTGGAGCCGACTGAGAAGAGAATGATTAAGTCCAATGTAGAGAGCGTTGCAGTAGTCAATCCTTGAGCTGATGAAGGCATGTATAGCTTTTTCAAGGTCAGCTTGGGACAAAAATGGCTTGACCTTGCTGAGGAGTCTTAGCTGGTAAAAGCTCGCCTTcactactgcactgatctgTTTCTCGAATTGCATACTTTGgtcaaaaataacacccaggttacGCACGGTAGGTGCAAACTGAGGAGTAAGAGGACCAAAACTCAGAGAACTGCTGGGTGAGTCCGGGCTAAAAAGGATGTACTCAGTCTTTTCTTCATTCAGATGAAGGAAGTTCTGGGAAAGCCACTGTTTAACATCCTGAAGGCAGTTATGGAGAGGATCCAATGCAGAGCTATCACTCAGAATCACAGGAAGTAGACCAAAacatcctcaaaagctagacatcatgctgagatccaaagaaattcagaaaaaatTAGAAAGGAAGTAATGGAGATCTATCAgtgtggaaaaggttataaagacatttctttcacaaatctttgggactccagcgaaccacagtgagagccattattcacgaatggcaaaaacatggaactgtggagaaccttcccaggagtgaccAGCTGACtgaaattaccccaagagcacagcgacgactcatccaagaggtcacaaaagaccccaaaacaacatctaaagaactgcaggcctcccttgcctcagttaaggtcagtgttcatgacttcaCCATAAGAatgagactgggcaaaaattaGTTTCAAGACGAAAaccactgctgagcaaaaagaacataaaggctcatctcatttttgccagaaaacatcttgatgatccccaagacttttgggaaaatactctgtggacttttgaactttttggaaggtgccATTACGTCTGGAATAAAAGTAACACCgtatttcagaaaaagaacatcataccatgttgaatgtaaaagtaaaatatggtggtggtagtatgaTGGTCTGGGGCCGTTTTGCTGCTTTAGGACCTGGAAGATTGCTGtcataaatggaaccatgaattctgctgtttaccaaaaaatcctgaagaagaatgtctggccatctgttcgtggCCTCAAGCTGacgcgaacttgggttctgcagcagtacaatgatccaaaacacaccagcaagtccacctctgaattcctgaagaaaaacaaaatgaagactttggagtgacCTAGTCagtgacctgaatcctattgagatgctgtggcatgaccataaaaaggtggttcatgctcaaaaaccctccagtgtggctgaattacaacaattctgcatagatgagtgaccaatAGTCCTCCACATCGCTGTAACAGGCTGATTGCAAGGTATCGCAAATGCTttattgcagttgttgctgataagggcggcccaaccagttattaggtttagggggcaaacacttttttcacacagggccatgtagttttggattttgttttccctcaataacaaaaacctttatttaaaaactgcatgttgtgttcacttctgttatcttttactaatatttaaattagtttaataatctgaaacattaaagtgtgacaaacatgcaaaaaaatgtatctctttcttatctaatctatctaatgATTGCTTTTGTCAGTGTCTGATATTAAAGAGGGCATTTTGAATCATTTGATAATATGGAGAATAACTGTTTATTATCCTGCACAGGTCATGACTGTTCAATTCGGCTGTGGAACCTGGACAGCAAAACATGTGTACAGGAAGTCACCTCTCACCGCAAAAAATCTGATGAGTCCATATACGATGTTGCCTTCCACCCTTCTAAGGCATTTATAGGGAGTGCTGGGGCTGATGCTTTGGCTAAAGTATTTGTATAAGTTTCGAGTCAAGATATTTAGGGCAAAATCAGCCTCACaattagagagagaaagatctgTCTGCTTCACTGCCATTGCAACAACAGAAGCAATAGCTGCTAATGTTGAATCAGCTTTTTATTCCACCTGCATAAACATGCCAGGGTTTGAGAGGTGGACTGTTGGTTTAGTGAAGCTTGGGTGAAGTGCCCGATTAATTTTCATGTTGTACCCCATTAAAACTAGAAGTTGAACAAAAAATGGTTAACTGTACCTAACTGTAAGTCAGAGCTGGATTTGCATCAgtgtttctcttcttttttttgaatTGGCTATAAATTAGGTAATTTTATGTGTTTGAGTGAACATTGATGTTATTCATCAGAGATCACCAATGACCACAAAAAGGCAAGGATGCTGCAACAGGAATTAATCTCTCCTACAGCATTAGATGCATGAGTTGCCCTCTGGATGTTGcgttatatataaattaaaggaaagaaagacatgATTCAACCCGGTTGCTTTTGCATTAGCTTTGacaattttgtgtaaaaaatgagtATAGTTTTTATaagcctttttttatataattgaagAGTCTGGGTAGcagatgacatttttttaaatagaaataagcGTGCTTTCCTATTCAAACTCTCAATTTCAATCCATCATACATTGCAGGAAGGTTTTGACACATCTTGCCCTTTCCAGTAAAGATAACTATTTGACTGCACCATGGAGCAGTAGAAGCACACTTCCTCACAGCTCTTTAGATATCTACATGTAAACAGCAGTGTCCTATCACTATGTGATGATTTTGTACATCTTAATGTAACTGAGTTTATTTATCACAGATTAGACAACTGAacacttatttatttcactgttttGGGATAGTCTTAGCCTCTTTTCTAAAAATTTAGAATATTTGTAATGTTTGGCTGTTTAGAAGACAATTGAAGGGCAAGCCAAAACATGTGTTgctcattaaaaatacattttcatccTAGGTTGATAAAGTttaaatttattacatttttaagttaAGTGATCTGGATAACTAGCATTAAATGAAACAACTGTTGTTATTCTGTCCATACAATTTATCTTataagatattttatttttaaacttacaGTTTATGTTGTAACTAAAGACCTTTTGTTTGTCTAATGCATGATTGAtacaataaagtattttttctaGTTTTCCCAAAAAGTTTCTGATCGGTTTAGAGTTTTGAGGTTTTTGATTTACAGTTTATGAATTAGCAGATTTTAAAGACTGTACCACATAGCAAACTTCATCTGTTAAgtcatgtatataaaatgtctataataaatattaaatggtgTACCTGTATATTGAATCTGTTTTACCTCTCACTAATTTGTCTATTTTCTCTGTCGGATAATGACCAGCATTATACTAATTGCGCATCTTTATTGATTTAGATTTAAGCCAAGCTTAAGTTTTTTGTAACCACATGGACTGGTAAAGAAATAATCTTTGAATTAACTGACtccacacatttaaacaaatgcacAATTCACTATCTTGTAAAAATACCTTGTCCTTTATtgagaagaaagaaataaattaaacagaaatgtacAATCACTCTGCTGTTGCTTCTCAGTTTTCAAGGCACATAAGCatgcatatttatatgtatataagaaAGACATGTTAAGAGCATAATTGTGCATTAAGCATAATTTTGGAAACAAAGTATTTGTCTGACCAGAACATGTTAGTATGTATAATTAAAATCTATCACTCAAAATTGGTGAGCAAATTTTGAACAATGAGGAATAAATTTGACTATTATCTaatatgattatgaaaatgtaaCTGAGCAAAAAACTGCATTACAGTGCTTGTTTATGTGCATGGTGTGATATACCATAGGCGATGTTATGGTTTGGCCTTTAATTTGGAACTTCTCTCAGGTATTCTATAGTTCCATCGACAAGCACAAGAGGGCAGACTTGTCAaacctgctgtttttttatcaTAGGTGTGGACATTTTATCTCTCTAGAGTTGTCGGTGATAGAcgcactatttttttttttttcctcgccTATTTTTGTCTACGGAAACACCGGAAATCAGAATGTGTTTCTGGTAATAATATCTGCTATATGAGTCTTATATAAAGTTACACAGTCTCAACATAAGTGAGCCCTTTGTTCAATCTCATTTCTAACGCACCAACCATGCAGACTCTTTTTAAGACAAACCAATATaataaaggaaaaggaaaaaagggagAGATACAATTATTTCTGCTCTGATAGGTGAGGAAATGACCCCTAGTAAAAGCTAAACcaaaacattgtatttttttttatttgttttcaaccaactttctcttttttgctttctttttttttttagtttttacttATCCATAACTTTTCCCCCACTAATTGAACTCTGTAAAATCCCTGCAGATTGCCCGGACAATGGGCTGCTCAAACTGCTCAAGGCCACTGAACTCGCGagtaaagaatgtgtgtgtctctttggGCTCCGATGCCATGGCTTTCAGGTCTTCCATTGGAGCCCAAGCTACACCCACAGTGAACACTGTGATCCCTgtaacaggaaagggtttagtGGTTAACACAGTCATCTCAGGACAGTTCTATAATTTGCCTTCAATTTGTATTTAATCTACTTAATTTTACTGTCAAACAACCTGATTTTAtatcaggatttttttatttaccttgcCTTTGAGCAGCTATAGCTGGCCCTCTAACATCATCATAGGACTGGCCATCTGTAACAATGATTAGGAACTTCTTGCCTGTACCCATGGTACGGGGCTGGAATAAATGCTCCATAGAATAAGTGATGGCATCTCCAGTGGCAGTACCACCACTTAGGTATGGGATGTTCTGGAGGGCTTTCAAGGcttcatctttttttgtataatcactGAAGCCAAACTCCAATCTCTGGTCATACGTGAACTGCACAGCTCCAATACGTGAGCCAATGTCAGAAATGTCAAAGTTGCGTGCAATAGAGCTTAGGAAACTAAGAACTAGTTTGAAGTTTGCATCTCCCACACTGCTGGATCCATCAATCAGAAAGCCCAGATTAACAGAGTTATAGCATGTCTTGCTGCAGAGTAACTGGTCAACAGAGCAGAGCTTCTGAGCCAGAGGCTTCACAAACTTACTTGTGCTGAACCAACTTGGAATGGTCATTGAGAAAAATCCATTGTCTTTACATCCTGCCTGTAAGGCAATATTTATTACTCAATAACCATCTTTTACACTATTTTCTTCCAAAAGAATATAGAGAATGTATTTCAATGTTATTTGTCTATGAGAAACCTACCTTCTTCATGAAGTCTTGATCCCTCACCATTCCCATCTCTTCTGGGATAGGTTTGGCTACATTCACTATAAACAAGTTAATTCCAGATTCTCTAGCCATTACTGCTGCATCCTCCAGGTTGTCTGAGGGCCATCCATCAACAAATGCTACAATAATCCGTGGATGACCTTTTCGCATTCCAAAGTCAGGATTGAAAAAATGTCTTACTGTATGGAGTATCGCTTTGCCTGCACAGGGTATCAAATTGTGGAGCAAAGAGACAACATGTTTGATGGAATCATAAGGTTTGATTAAAATGTCTGTTCATATGACAAGGCATTACATCATGTGTTCAAAGTACCTGTACCTGTATTAGTGTTTCCCCCACCATAAGATACCTCTTTGAGGGCAAAAATCACATCTTTGGGCATGCTATAGTTGCCCAGGTAGAACTCAATTCTTGGTGTCTCactgaaaatataaatgtgaaaaaaatgtgaagctTTTGATATTTGTTAAAGAGGTTTATtccaaacaaaacagaaagacCTGATACAGACCTGGCTTGCACCACTCCCACATGTGGTCCATCTGGTCCTACCTTCAGCATTGCGGCTAGTCTACCAATTAAGTTCTTCTGTAGGTTGAAACGCCGATGTCCTATATGATAGCTGCTGTCCAGAATCAGAGCTATATCTACAAGACAATCTGGAACAAGGCAGTATAGAATAGCTTAagcataaatcatttaaaaaaaaggacaaattgCTCCCTTAGAACTGGTATTTGGACTGTGTTTGGCAATATGCGAATGCACCTCTATTTTCTGCTGCTTGAGGTTTCTTCTGGCTTTTTTTGGCAGCTTTCTTTGCTGCAAGAAGATCAAAACGTGTTTAGTTAGGTATGACatgcatatatatgtatgtatgtatgtatatgtatatatatatatatatatatacacactacattgaaaaaaaattgaacacCTACCTACTCCAGATGCTGGAATGTCAGCAGTGATGGTTTGACTAGACACTTCCATAGGCAAGGCAAATGTTCCTGagagtaaagaaagaaactatTCTGACCTTCTTTAATACATGTGGGAGAGTGATCTTTCCATCTTggtcaaatgtttaaataatttccATATGTATATGTGATGTATGGACACTACAATAATATGAAACTGTGCCTGAAGgtgctatttttttaattgagaagGTAGCGTTTGAGAATATCCCAATTTTCTTAGATTGGGACCCAAATGTCTGTTCTTATTTAAAGACAAAGTATATTCTCTATACCTATATTCAAAATTATAGCGCATATAAGACATTCCAAAGAGAGGTTAATTTGGAAAATATTCTTAAATTGCTTATAAATATGGTTATTCTTGCTTAACTGTGCACTGTGCCAGGTGCTCCAGGACCAGGCCTGGGAAACTGTGGTTCATAATGTCATGATCTAAGTTTTAAACGTGGTTTCAATTAGGGTCGCACACCCAATTTTGCGTCTTGCCAACAGATTcgaagttttattttatattttagccaATGGAAAAATAACCCAGAAAATACCAGCATGAGCATAAGAAATCCATAACAATTTGGACATGGATGAATTTGTAAGGATTTTTGCCAAGGGAAACAGGAGACTAATGctatagatagatggatggatggacagaatgATAACTAGACAGAAAAAACATTAGAAATGTAACTATAACCAAAAGCAACTTTAAACTTTATTACTTTGTAAcattagaaatgtaaataaagtgaggaggaaaatatataaaccttttttataacaagtggcaaaaaaaaaaactggttacATAATGTTCTGAAAGTGCCTttgtttaagaaataaatatataaaaaaagaaaatcttaaataaaggaaaatgttcTATAAAAGTGGAAAAGGGAAACTTTTTATAGGAAGTTCTGATGTTCTGATTTTGTACTGAAGTTTAAAAATAGGATGTATAAGTTGATTTAAgatatactgtaattttatttgacaACTAATATGATCCAATATTAACAAGCCTGTCCTGTTTTTAAtacatgtattaaaaaaaatagagtgTTTTTTAGGGCGCGTTCAGAGAGCAGATATCGTGAAAATATCGTGACCTACTGGCTACAGTGAATGATGCACTCCAGCTTGACAGCGACTGAGTCTGGATGCCGTGTGCGTAAGTGCTGAGATAGTGACTCCTGCCGGCCAGTTTCTGAATCTCCACAGCTCCTCCCGAGGAACCTATAATCCCACTGTAACATTCAGAGGGATGGTTGCGTtttcaaatgaaacatttttaccTGTTTTTATGATAAACTAAAACCGAAATGACTACAGAACAATTAAACAGTTTGGATTCCCACGTATGGTTAAAAAAGGCACTGATATAGAGTGTTTGCTAAGTGAATAAAGTTGGACCATCGACAAGTTACTGCACGACCTGGAGGGTTCGTGAAAAATTGATTTTCTCTtaggaagaataaaaaaattgtaccGTAAGTGTTGTTTCCTTATGTTGGAtttgtttattgtattaaagcAAATACCACCTGTTGTCCACATGCGGATCATGCAACAATAACCACACGTTTCCATATAATAAAGgatttgtttggttgtttgtttgtttttaaataaaatctatatttttgaGTGTACAAATTGTTTACATATGCTAATAGACTTCATATATAGGATAGCCCCAATGTAAATTATGAGTCCAACTATGTATccatttaaatgtttcatttgattTAATGGTTTAATACACTTTAATGTGGATACCTGTGCAGAGCGGCACCGCAGATACTTGAGATGGAGGCGTAAATCACAGAGCCGAACACTGACAGTTTCCACAGCGTGCAGTTCGCGGGACACAGCAGCAGCGCGCGCGAGTCCGGAGAGTCCGTCAAGTCCGCCGCGCGCGTGCCGCATCCAATAGGCACCGCAACTAAAGAACAAACACCGAAGCATGTTGCATGTAAAAACCACAATCAAAATACACGGAATTAAGTCATGATAGATTCgttgtattgtgtatatatatatatatatatatatatatatatatatatatatatatttttttttttttttttcaatttggattttaaacaattattgATCATACAAATATTTCACCTAAGTCAGCTCCAAAGGTGATGGGGGTCAGAGACAGAATGcctgtgacaaataaataaaaatgtaccacatatataaaaaaaaaagcttaaaaaatacaaacaaataattatatatcaGCATGCATAGAAATAACATAGTATGAACACAGTTACAAGAAGACGTTACACAAGACGATAAAACTTTGTATCA comes from the Silurus meridionalis isolate SWU-2019-XX chromosome 8, ASM1480568v1, whole genome shotgun sequence genome and includes:
- the coch gene encoding cochlin, whose product is MSSVTMSVRFAFLHVLGILSLTPITFGADLVAVPIGCGTRAADLTDSPDSRALLLCPANCTLWKLSVFGSVIYASISSICGAALHSGIIGSSGGAVEIQKLAGRSHYLSTYAHGIQTQSLSSWSASFTVARTFALPMEVSSQTITADIPASGVAKKAAKKSQKKPQAAENRDCLVDIALILDSSYHIGHRRFNLQKNLIGRLAAMLKVGPDGPHVGVVQASETPRIEFYLGNYSMPKDVIFALKEVSYGGGNTNTGKAILHTVRHFFNPDFGMRKGHPRIIVAFVDGWPSDNLEDAAVMARESGINLFIVNVAKPIPEEMGMVRDQDFMKKAGCKDNGFFSMTIPSWFSTSKFVKPLAQKLCSVDQLLCSKTCYNSVNLGFLIDGSSSVGDANFKLVLSFLSSIARNFDISDIGSRIGAVQFTYDQRLEFGFSDYTKKDEALKALQNIPYLSGGTATGDAITYSMEHLFQPRTMGTGKKFLIIVTDGQSYDDVRGPAIAAQRQGITVFTVGVAWAPMEDLKAMASEPKETHTFFTREFSGLEQFEQPIVRAICRDFTEFN